From Anticarsia gemmatalis isolate Benzon Research Colony breed Stoneville strain chromosome 16, ilAntGemm2 primary, whole genome shotgun sequence:
acctcTCACACTTGACACTCACGCTGTACGACACGTGTGTGAGTGgtcacacgcacacacacacacacaaacatgcAAATTCAGTCTGTCGTCTCATTTAAACATAGTATTGGGAAGGCTTCTATTTGATTTATCGGGTACTCTGAGTCCCCCCGCGCGCCGCTCCCCGCCGACCCGAAGGACATTATTATCGTTTAATAAcgcacaaataaaaatataccttattcACCAGTCGATAACGTCGATATTTGTGTCTGGGTCCATTAGGTGAGCTCGAGTATGGTAAGCGAGTAGGTATTTCCTCAGAATAAGTGAGTTTGGTCCTCCCGAGGGACAAAAAGGTCCGCCCGACAATAGATTCTTTAAACAGGCCAAATGACGTCACGTTTCAATTTATCCCAACTATGGACCGGCGCTGGGCGAGGGGGGGGGGCGACCAATTTGCGTTTCTTTGTTGCGCAACGCGCCGCCGACTGTGGATTTATTCCAAAATTAGAAAAAGTTGCCTCCATTTTACTTGTTCCCTTTACACCACTTACGATGGTGTCACGAGAGACACTCGCCAACTCGAAACAAACATAACACCAGTACAACTTTTAAGATTTTGATATATGTAAGTACATTATACACACCTAGTACGCAACCTTAATTAAAATCcgataaataaatgtaagtccCGCTTGTAGAGAAATGCAACATAGTCCGCAGTGtcgcgccggcggcggcgctgACACTCAACAACATGGAGTTTACAGTTCACACATTGAAAGTGACAGTTCTGAGAGTATCGCCCGTCGCCACACACTGACGGGGATCCTTTAAAATTTGGTTCATCTTTCACTCTTAGTACATCAACGAAATCATTTGgagcattttaatttaaataataatgttaaaacattACATTGTCACCGGTAAAAGAAATGAAACAAAGCAGCGTAGTCAGAGATCTTAGTTAACACTTAGTGTATTAATACCTAtagtaatatgtattatttacaatatttaacatataaCGCTATATTCAGGAGCACAACCTTGTACCTCGACGCATGAACGATCACTAGATCACTACGCTACTGTACACTGTACACTAGCAACTAGTAGGAACTTCAGTCAGCGCGCACGTGCGCTCGTCCCGTCTAGTGGCGTCTAGTCACCTTCCGTGGACGCGGCGGGACTGGTGGGACTAGTGGGATTAGTGGGATTGGTGAGGTTTACTTCGACGGTTACTCGCTCATTGCACAGTCGTTCCGCCACGTCGTGGTCCTCCACCTGCAGGTCGTCGAGGATGGACAGCTTGGAGTCCTGGTCGTCGAGGAGGTCGGCGGCGCGGCTGAGGTCGAGCGCGCCGTCCTCGTCGTCCAGCAGGCGGTGCAGGAAGCCGAGGCACTCGCGCCGGAACAAGCGCTGCTTCCTGGGCGGCAACTCCTGGTAGTCGTTGTGGATGCCGCGGAAGAACTGGAAGTAGGCGTCGTTCTCGTCGGGCTCGAAGGAGGCGGAGCTGGCGCGCTCGGCGGAGGGCTCGCGCGGCTCGGGCGCCGGCTCGGGCGGCGTGGTGAGCGCGTCGTACCACGGCCGCGGCAGCAGCGTCTTCAGCACCGCCGGCTCCATCACCACGGGCGGCGCCTCCGCCGGCGGCTTCAGGTCCAGGTACAGCGGCGTGTACGCGAACCGCGTCGGCCGCCTGCTGccacatacatatacatacaatatacgaTACGATAACAATCAACTGAGCTTTGTAGGTTTTATCTTACACTTGCAAATACTTAAAGAATTAAGTGGTATATTCTCACAAAATGAACTGAAACcataacttattataataaggtTTCCTTTTCTTTTGTGAATCTATGTTCGAATGTTTGGAATCAGTTCTAATGATGGTTATGCCAGTTATGCCTCAGTGATGATGGATCACGTGTGCCGTGTGCGGTATACTAGTGTATGCGGTATAGTGTAAGTAGGTATACTGACGTGTCGGTGGCCATGTGCTCGCGCAGGAAGTCCAGCTCGTCGGCTAGGTACCACTTGGAGACCATGCGGCCGCGGCCGGTGCGCACGCCGTACAGCTCGTTGCGCAGGTGCCGCGAGTACGAGTTGCGGATGTGCGACCACTTGCGCCGCACGTCCGCCACTGAACAACACAacattaaacatacattataatataagctATTCACACTTCTCATACGAGTCTTCTATCTACATCTCACCACATATCTCTGTTTCGTAAGTATGGtaaatacatatacctactattACAATAGGTATTTACTATTACTGACACAAAAAAGGAAATCGTCACTAGATGTGCCttatctttgtttaaaattaacgtGAAGCGCCCAGGCATTTCTAAATGAATCCTACAATACTATTATTCTTAATATCAAGtgacagtagctcgattctctactactatcgaccaccgacaaccggctatcgatgaattttacacgaaaatctgttaagcgcctctcccgggctccgtaagaactacaTATTTTGGCAGTGAGtggcctctgtggcgcggtcggtagtatatgcgactgcggtgcgagaggtctcgggttcaaatcctgggtcgggccaaaaagtcttttctgagattttcttctgagtcaaactctcgttactaGACAGTACGACTGTAGATAATTGCGCTactatacctattatattatattatattatcgcttgcgtcacataagagagaatggttcaaaattttccccgtttttgtaacattttttattattaatctgctcctattggtcgtagcgtgatgatatgtagcctatagccttcctaaataaataggctatgttacactgaaataatttttcaaatcagatcaatagttcctgagattagcgcgttcaaacaaacaaacaaactcttcagctttataatattagtatagaagtatagattagtatagataaaaataccACGACCaactaaaaacatttataaaaaaaatgtgatttagtTTGTTCTGTACATAAAGTCAAtgttattgtagttttaaaaccaTCATCAGTTAATTGCTCTGTAACACACGTCTAGCCTGTTAGCTAAGGTAACCTCAACTGTTACTCTATATCTATACCGACAGCGAGCAGTCAGTCGAGATGTAAGTATGAAGTGTATCGTGTGTACGAGTGTGTCGTCACATCACATTCACCACCATTCACTCACTCGTTTGTAATGTGCatcattatcaatattatcaACTTAGCATACCTATTTGCCGCCTACGCTGACACTAACAAACCACTGTTTTGACGACGTGGACTAATTTATACCTTATGTTCACATACATAGAGTcgtttcttaaaataaaacaagtagtGACAGCTGATAGATGCCCAACGACGTGTCACAATGgtgactgtttgtttgttgagtaaaagcacaaacaaataaacatagtGACGAGCAAGacaagtgtgtgtgtgtgtgtgtgtgtgtgagcgGTGTGGGTGCGTCATGCGTGTGAGACGTACCGGTCCAGCGCATCTCCCGCGCGACCTGCAGCCAATTCTCCTTGACCTGCGTGTAGTAGGAGGCGACGGGCATGTTGTTGCGCGCGTACAGAATGGGCCGCTCGCGCACCAGCCGGATCATGCGCCGGTCGTCCGCCTGCCCCGAGTCCACCATCCGGCCCACGTCCCACGCGTCCCCCGCCTTCGCCTCGTTGATCACCTTCAGCTTCAGCGCGCCCGGCATGGCCTGCTTGCGCTTGCTCGCCATCAGTGTGCCGCGCTGATCACCGGCCGGTCGTTGACATTGAACTCGCGCGAAACTAGCACGAAGTAGCGTGGATCGCGAACGAACACGAGTATCCGAGGAGTACACGTCACCccgcggcgggcgcgcgccgCAAACACGACGACGCGCACAGCGCCAGACACACACGCGCAGCGAGAAGCAAGCTCGCAAGCGTGCCGTCTCGCTCGCACGCCGCGCCACAGATAAGGAGCGACCGGCACAAACACGAAAACACGTGAAAAAGCAAGAGCGCAGACGCTCGGCAGGCGAGGGGCGCGGGCCGTGGCGCGGGGGGCGGCGGCCGTGGTTGCTTTTATAAATTCCACATCGCTGGTTATCGATTCTCGTCGCCACTCGCCGGCGgccggcggcgcggcggcgctcGGACGTGCGCTACTAGTTTTTCTATAAACTTGATTTATTTTCGGCAGATTCTATTTACACTCTGATTATACCTAATCACACCACGGCACCGTCACACTCACTCAACGTACCAACTCGTTCATACACATTCACTATTCATTCTATTTCATACATACCTAATAAACAATACGTTTTAGACAATACTCGAACAATAACTTGTGCTAATCAAGACGGAATGGACACTGACTTTTGCTCTGTATTATCTTTCGACGTTTACGCTGaatatattgaatttataaCAACTGAACAGAAACTGcaataacaaaagtaaaacaataataacatgtaattttCGCAAACACCATTAATACTTGTAAACGtgaaaaactaacaaacaagtAAACAATCACGACGCGTTGCCATGACGACGCATCAATAAAGTCAATAAATTAGGGTTGCCATCTCTAAAATGtggaaaaccggacaagacgcgtgaaaCCCCGGAatttagagtccgaaagccggacacatcaacaagaagagcaaccgcgacgggaggagtgggggaacggtgaatatacttggttcgtcggttgatcgtggtgtgcgagcatagtgcGTGTCTCGCAGGCGgcccaatttattttatttatattttttttaaaacccagTCTACAAATCAAAtcttccccggacgctccccggatgccctctaaactaggacaaatccggggaaacccggacggatggcaaccctacaataaataaagttgcCAAACCGGCAGTTGGTAACGTTCCGTTTTAGTCTTAAAAATTGCTTAAATACCTgcttacctacttatttttatcaaaattaattctttattttttcaaaataaaagaatgttatttaattatttgaagtACCTAATAGATGTGAAGAGACATGACACATAGTCACATAGACTGACATAGACAACCACGTTTGTTGTCGTAGAACATGTTTACTTTTACATGTTCTACTTTTGCTTAACATGACTGTAATATATAGATTTTTCTATTGCACGTTTGCCGCAGTGGTTAAAGCGGTCACCTCGAcgcaataagtaaataagtttgtatgtaGGGGGTAATCTctcaaaatactattttaaaccgattttgaaaattctttcacttaCATGTAGCTCTCTGCATTATCCCTCAGTGCTAAAGTCTATACATTATCTTTATGTCATGCATATTGACCaagcttatattatattataatatatatttgtcaAGCAAGTCGAACAATTCTGCCccttaaaaatagaaatatttgcATACGCTGCCTAGACAGTTGCATAAAGCTATAAACAATGTACCTATGGCAATTTGGTTTGTCTTCATCTTGAGGCGGTGAGGCGGTGAGGCGGTGAGGCTGACTGAGGCAAACATTGAACGTAGCGTCACGTTTATTCGCCGCGCCGAGTGTTATCAGTTATCAAGTAATCAGCCGATACATGAGACTACATCACACGCTACTATggccacagaataataagtactctATGGCTCTCTCCTACCATTATTATTGTACCATTAACCACAAGTCTATCAGAGGATCTGAGTCGATAGCGAGAATTTTTAcgtaacaaataacaaacaaacataggtacatattgaCAAACTTCGCATTTATACGAGCATAAGTAGAATGTCTGACGTGAAATAATGTCAAAACTTATTTGATTTGATATCTGAGTCGTGACTCGTCGCCGCCGCGCCGTGCTGTGTGTGCATTGTCGTGTAGATGAGATGATGTGACGGGGTGACGCAACAGATCATCGACAACCAAGCGACCCCTAACTTTCAAGAGCACCCCCCCTCCCCTCCCCGCGAGCCTGCGACCCCCGGCCCGCACCCCTCACGCTGCTGCGCTGCAACGCTCCCAACTATTATTTAGGGTTGTCGACCGACTCGTTTTATCAAATCATATTTTGAGTGTTGATTAATATGGCGCTCATAAGATTCATAGCACGAAAAAATTGTATCATGTCTTTGTAGTTAATtcaagatatattattattcatgatatattatgtaataaaatcgGTGCATTGGAACACCACCAACATACCAACGTTCACGTACGTAGGTGCACCGTGGTTAACTGTATGTACCCGCGCGTCACCTAGCTGTACTACGATATACTTCATGTACCCTGGTTTGCTTGTAAATAAAGATACGGTGACgatacttatacttatttatttataaagctcttgcaaataatatttcatcaattaatctaatctaaatataaatatatagctcaaaggtgactgactgacatagtgatctatcaatgcacaaaccactggacggatcgaccCAACCTTGGcatgcaggtacatgttatgacgAAGGCATCCGCTGagataggattttgataaattttactttatccccaaggaaataaaataggggattatgtatgaaaattctgtcctaaattgcaaatcatataataatatagtctataactttacactagctgacccgcgcaacttggcttgcgtcacgataagagagaatgggtcctaattttcccagtttttgtaaaaaaaaatactggtactctgttcctattggtcgaagcgtgacGATTTATAgcgtatagccttcctcgataaatggactatctaacactgaaagattttttcatatcggaccagtagttaaaGGCAAGGCAGACGACTTCACGGGCTCCCCACTCCGAGGCACAGAGGCCTGCAGTCTCAACCTCGTGACTCCGGGTATTCagggacaatgttttttaaagaaatctaacaaattactttttggtCCTACCCCAGATCCGAACTCGAGACGCACAGGAGCCgcaaattttattatgtacagtATGTACGCAGTAACGCGattattcaataattatgaTAGCGACTGAAGGAGGTAATGAAATGGTCGGTCGTGCGAACATTGTGTACTGTGGAGCATCGTCTGCCGCTCTATCTGGTGTTGCTCCGTGTTACCCATCCTTCCTCACTTGAAACCAGCCGCTATTTCACATTTTGGGGTCTTATTATTTTCCTGttgaataaataagttttagtaaAGCGTGCCTCACAGTTGGCAACCCTGCGATCACCCTTCATACATTTCACCCCTCATAATTATAGCGCACAGCTTTCATTCAGCGCTACAGTTTTTTACTTTCTCGTGTGAAGTATTTCAATGGCACTGGGATTATAATGGCGGAACAGAAACTATTGTTATTCACTTAAATCAATATATTCGTACCACATCGTACACTCGTACTACTTACAAATGCAatcatatcattattattatttacaatgtcGTGAGatctatttaatacaattttattctttCAGATGACAACCAAAGGGAAGGTTTCTGGAAGTATTTCCGAAGGAGAATCCAACGAATTGGATGTacttaaagaaatttaaaacaattgcaATGTGAATGGAACATTAAATCACATTTACATAGCTACTCGTTCATACGATACTAcgaataaaatgaataactaCAGCTACCGCAGACGTCACATCATTACACTTATACTAAGGAGAGTTCTCTCGTCGAGCGCGCGGTCACTGCGCGGTCACTGGGCGGTCACTCGGCGGTCACTAAACTAATGCAATGTTCGAGTGCGTGGGCGCAGGGCGCGGACCGGCGGAACGCAGGCGGCGGGCGCTTCACTCGCTGTCGCCGGGCTCGTCGTCGTCCAGCCCGTCGTCGTCGGCCTCGTCCTCCGACTCTGGCTTCTTGGGCTTGGCGCGCTCCTTCTTGGGCTTGGGCTGCGCCGGCGCGCGCGGCTTGCCCCCGCGCTTCACGCCGCGCTTGGCGAGCGGCTCGGTGGCGTTGAACGCCTCCAGGTCCTGCGTGTACTGCTCCTTGGCCTCGGCGGCGCGCTGCTCCCACGTGCTCTTGTCCTCCATGGCGCGCCACAGCTCGCCCGCCTTCTTCGCCACCTCCGTCACCTTGAGGCCCGGATGGTCCGCCTTGATCTGAGCGCGCGTGCTATTCAGCCACAGCAAGTAGGCCGACATCGGCCGTTTCGGCTTCTCCATCATATCTGGCGGCAAACATAATTCCATTATTACAAACGCACTCCCGCTGACCTCGAGGCCCGGCGTCGCGCGGCGCGTCACTCGCGCGCGCTCCGCAAAcgttttttattcataaacgaTGCGCTCTCGAATGAACGCGAGTAACGACGCCCCATagcattgttttatttgtttatacacAGTGTACTGAGTACTAAAATAAGCAATACGaagaaatttatgaaaaaatgcaAAAGATAAAATTGAAAAGCTACTTACTTATAGCGGGTCGTGAAGTCGGTGCAGGTAAAAGAATCCAGAGAGAATGTAGTGCGGGCGCGGCGGCCCTTGTTCGCTGGAGGCTCGGGGCGCACTGTGGCGCGGCGTGGCGCGCGCCGCCGGCCCCGGCTCGCCGGCTGCCCCACAGGACGCCTCGCGCCGCCCGCTCTCATAAACACGTTTAACGCTATCGATTTGAATTCCACTCGAGCGCTGTAATGTGTCAGCTGCTTTATTTTTGCTAGCGCTTCGAATGTAGAGTCGCGCCGAGGACGCGTCGTCGCATCTCTTGCGTTGATAGCGGCGATGTGTCGCGTCGGCGCGTCCTGTGTTTAGTTATGAGATGCAGGAAGTCTTCGTTTTCTCTTGAACTCGGAGATGAGACTCTAATATAATGTGGCGGGGTTTAAGAGTTAATGTAATGttggttgatattttttttgtaattaaataataatatgaatgaacGATGGTAATGAACTTCTTGGCACACGGAGCATAGAGCGctaactttaaaaattaattatgacgTAGAGCAACATTTTACGGCACTTTTTAAAGCTCTTATCTTTAGAGCGATCCACAAAGTTGTGCGATAAATTGACACTTATATTAAACGGGGAGGTCGGGAGCGAGACGAGGCGAGGCAGAGACGCAGCGACGCGTCGGAGACAGTAAAACTTACATCAACCCGGGATCGTATGATTCCTGGCGGAATGAGCGAATCAGTTTTTTATCGTAAATTGGCATCATTTTTACGAGCGCACCCCGCCGGCACACACCGTCACGTGTAACGGTAAGATCAGAATACAATGTTAGACGTCTTCATCGCAATGCAACTGAATATTGGATTGAAATGAAATCAAAGCCTCCGTGGCGGAATGGTTTAAGTCGCCATGCCttgataccattgcgtcgggaagtcgtgagttcgattcgcgtctggttgcactttactttgtgtccgttgtttgcatatttgttaaagtccccaCGACATGAGAGCAATAATTGATAGTGGGagatttatctttaaaaaaaaataccggtATTGAATGGGAATAGTGCTGttaggtaaataatatatttacatctattatattatttatttgtataggtACATGAGGCCTGTTATATCCGTAAATGTCGGTATAGGACCAGAGCTACATGTAATAGACCGGCGGCGTGTCGCAGTTTACGATGTTAGTCCCCCAAGTAATACGCGGTAAGCCTATTGTCTTACACCGGGCTGGACCGGGCACGCGCACGTTATTGTGCGTGAttgagaataatttaatatcaattgGGAAAAGACAGATAACACTGTCGACCTAAAAATCGAGCCCGATACCTCGTGAAATGATTTAAACAACtatgatactaggttgaccacaaaccatacgatgaatgatCAATGAAGTTTTAGGTGGTAGACGGTACTAGCATGTGATGAGTACataagatataattatgtactctCTTGGCTGACGTAGAACTTAAGATGTTAAAAGAATCACCACACAACGCGTCACTAGTAAATTGTCGGAGCTCTTAgctttaatgaaaaaaatcgGAAGGAACAGGAGAAGGGCCTGTCGTTTTCTGCGAAACGCGTAAAATGGGCTCGGAGGCAGTCGGAGGTGTTACGAGACGTGCAGTACGTGCGTCGAGCAGGCTCGTGCATGTCACCGCTCACATGTGCTTCCTCTGACAGAAAACAGCTGTAGTGTTCCGGGAACGCGTTAACGAGACATGTGGCATCACCCGGCGCCGCCACACTCAGCTGATCGGCGCCGGATGCCGCTACCTGCGCCGCCGCCGACTACGGATTTGTTTACTGTTCCCGCTATGTTCATTTACCTAAATATTTGACTTACTTACCTGCCATATGCCGACTTGGAAATACTCCTAAGGATCTTTTTTGTAGAGAGACAGTAACGTTTTAAAAGTTCCTTGCAAGCTTGACATATAAAACTGCGGCGTCGCTATGGTTCAACAAGCAGCGCCGAGACAAGCACACAACGCTGTGAGTGCTGACTACTGGTGACTACTGGTGACTACTGCTGACTACTGCTGACTACTGGTGACTACTGGTGACTACTGGTGACTACTGGTGACTACTGGTGACTACTGGTGACTACTGGTGACTACTGGTGACTACTGGTGACTACTGGTGACTATTGGTGACTACTGGTGACTACTGGTGACTACTGGTGACTCTGCTCACTGTGCTGCAGCCGACTGACCCCACGTATTGTGTGTCACGGATACATTACCGAACCCGTATGGTTTGTTCTTCCTCGTATTCCGCTTGTAAGTTACATCAACATTCAAGCACATATGTTGTATCATTGATTTACTCACTTACccattcatattttatgttttatacaaGGAGCAGGTTTGAAGTTACTTTTGGTTAATAGAGTTAATGTTCATTGAAGCGGCCAGCTTTAAACATTCATATCTGATAGCGTTAGGGCTTCCCGGTCAGTCCCGGTACCACTAGATAGCAGTATTTATACTTAAGTACCTGTGAACGATAGGAGCAGGATAACCCCGTCGAAATGAACAAACAACGCACttataaaaacctttattattttagagATCCTTGTTTGCAtctattacaaaataagtatCTTAGTAATATCTATACACAGTGTTACTCATACAAAACAGAAGACTGTAATGAACTTCCTGTATTCTGTTTTGTATGTTGTTACTCGTCTAATACGTATAAATTCCTGGGCGCAGCACTTGACGCACAGAGCTTCGTCATCTGTGACAGCTAAGTGCTACGTTCTATATCACACTCATACGTCCACAGCTATTCATACAAGTGTTTATTCcgcattatttattaacttactAATCATAATTCAGTCTTTTTTTCTAATGAGATAATGATAGCAACTAGATGCGCTACGAGTGCGTGAATATGGTGTCAGCACCGGATGCATGCACTGATCGTCACTGGTCGTCAGTGGCGTAGAGCGTGCGCTCCTGGTGTTGGTAGTACTGCTGGTGCTGGTACTGCTGGTGCTGGTACTGCTGGTGGTGCTGGTAGAGCGTCGCGTAGCGCAGCCACGCGCGGTAGAggcgcgcgcggcggcggcgcgctcaGGAGGCGCCGTCCTTGTCGTCGTCGGGGTCGGGCGCGTCGCTGCTGGACGAGGAGCCCGCCTCCTGCGCCCACAGGCTGGCGTAGCTCTGCTGCTCGGCGATGAGCGCCTCCTCCGCCTCGATGACGGCGTTGAACAGCGTGCGCTTGATCTTGATCTGCGTGGGGAAGGGGAAGCGCTTGGTGGACTGACACATGCTGTTGAAGAAGATGTCGAGCGGGTCgggctgcggcggcggcggcgcctcGCGCTTGCGCTCGTAGGGCGGCTCGCGCTCGCGCTCGCGCTCGGCGCAGTGGCGCTTGGCGCCGGCGCTCGCCTTGCACAGGTAGTCGAGCTTGCGGTCGATGACGGTGAGCTGCTCGCAGCCCTTGCGCTTGGGCGAGGAGTCGGCGTCGCTGTCCGACTCGTCGGAGGAGTGGTGCTCGAGGCCGTTGTGCGCGGCCAGCGGCGCGGCGTCGGGCGCGGCGGCCGCGGGGTACGGCGGCGAGCCGGCCGGCTTCTTGCGGTTGCTCATGTAGGGCTGCAGGAACTGCATGAGGCCCGTGTACTTCCACGGGTAGTTCTTCTTGGCGGGGTTGCCGGGCTCCTTGGCCTGCATGTCGCTCTGACGCTTGAGCGCGTCGCGGTAGCTGTCACGCAGCTTCTTCCACTTCAACTTGACCTCTTTGACTGCAACAAACAACTCAACATCAGACAACATGTAGCACACCGCCACGCGCCACGCACGGCCGTGTATCTATCGCTAGGCGCTAGCACAGTCTAGTACCTATGCTCATTGTTAGACATTTCCTCCATTTATCTCAGTTCGATTACCTACAGTTGTTATATCTTACTCCCTCGTTACTTCATACCTGACGA
This genomic window contains:
- the LOC142979541 gene encoding uncharacterized protein LOC142979541; translated protein: MEHFIETVRKYPCLWNTTAIEYRDQELKDAAWAEVMKETDLSSVKEVKLKWKKLRDSYRDALKRQSDMQAKEPGNPAKKNYPWKYTGLMQFLQPYMSNRKKPAGSPPYPAAAAPDAAPLAAHNGLEHHSSDESDSDADSSPKRKGCEQLTVIDRKLDYLCKASAGAKRHCAEREREREPPYERKREAPPPPQPDPLDIFFNSMCQSTKRFPFPTQIKIKRTLFNAVIEAEEALIAEQQSYASLWAQEAGSSSSSDAPDPDDDKDGAS
- the LOC142979479 gene encoding uncharacterized protein LOC142979479, coding for MASKRKQAMPGALKLKVINEAKAGDAWDVGRMVDSGQADDRRMIRLVRERPILYARNNMPVASYYTQVKENWLQVAREMRWTVADVRRKWSHIRNSYSRHLRNELYGVRTGRGRMVSKWYLADELDFLREHMATDTRPTRFAYTPLYLDLKPPAEAPPVVMEPAVLKTLLPRPWYDALTTPPEPAPEPREPSAERASSASFEPDENDAYFQFFRGIHNDYQELPPRKQRLFRRECLGFLHRLLDDEDGALDLSRAADLLDDQDSKLSILDDLQVEDHDVAERLCNERVTVEVNLTNPTNPTSPTSPAASTEGD
- the LOC142979491 gene encoding high mobility group protein D-like, with product MMEKPKRPMSAYLLWLNSTRAQIKADHPGLKVTEVAKKAGELWRAMEDKSTWEQRAAEAKEQYTQDLEAFNATEPLAKRGVKRGGKPRAPAQPKPKKERAKPKKPESEDEADDDGLDDDEPGDSE